In Candidatus Hydrogenedentota bacterium, one genomic interval encodes:
- a CDS encoding polysaccharide deacetylase family protein, translating into MDRRSFLSLTGAAAGLAAASPAGAADTPGPWKDGKKWVYSITYDEGCEDLLKYAVPIHREFGYPGHVALVSSQLGVKRNVPGSSYHDMMILSPKQMKDLIAEGWGASCHSMTHVGVTHENAAVEVTEARKVLADALGCEIPIFTVPGSNPGHPPAIAVADEAGYKAILTIYDWVNTFDTDLLWLGRCPLHTAYPGPFYSLFDPYKRLHQARATQGWVVDYCHCPMPGKPIHAAKDCTAEELRARFEAVKEVGSDDVWIAEPNEVVEYLATNEEATRRRTEKAVGLNQVYDTEMRKLYEAPVPS; encoded by the coding sequence ATGGATCGTCGTAGTTTCCTCTCCCTCACCGGCGCCGCCGCCGGTCTCGCCGCCGCAAGCCCCGCCGGAGCCGCCGACACCCCCGGCCCCTGGAAAGACGGCAAAAAATGGGTCTACTCCATCACCTACGATGAAGGCTGCGAGGACCTCCTGAAATACGCCGTACCCATCCACCGCGAGTTCGGCTACCCCGGCCATGTCGCCCTCGTTTCCTCACAGCTGGGCGTGAAGCGCAACGTGCCCGGCAGCAGTTACCACGACATGATGATCCTGAGCCCCAAACAGATGAAAGACCTCATCGCGGAAGGTTGGGGAGCCTCCTGCCACTCCATGACCCACGTAGGCGTGACCCATGAGAACGCCGCAGTGGAAGTGACCGAGGCGCGCAAAGTGCTCGCGGACGCACTGGGCTGCGAGATCCCCATCTTCACCGTGCCCGGAAGCAATCCCGGTCACCCCCCGGCAATCGCCGTCGCAGACGAGGCTGGCTACAAGGCCATCCTTACGATCTACGATTGGGTGAATACCTTCGACACCGACCTGCTGTGGCTTGGCCGCTGCCCCCTGCACACGGCCTACCCCGGCCCCTTCTACTCCCTCTTCGACCCTTACAAGCGCCTCCACCAGGCCCGCGCCACCCAGGGCTGGGTGGTGGACTACTGCCACTGCCCCATGCCGGGCAAGCCTATCCATGCGGCGAAAGACTGTACCGCCGAAGAACTTCGAGCGCGCTTCGAGGCGGTCAAGGAAGTCGGCAGCGACGACGTCTGGATAGCCGAACCCAATGAAGTCGTTGAGTACCTGGCCACCAACGAAGAAGCCACGCGCCGCCGCACGGAAAAGGCCGTGGGCCTGAATCAGGTGTACGACACCGAGATGCGGAAGTTGTACGAGGCGCCCGTGCCAAGTTGA
- a CDS encoding isochorismatase family protein, translating to MIALIAVAASSVVAEEKGLAIDGSPHHTTYHNTLTKLENPAPILGDFPQYVQPVIEETRYEAPILVNDADGDLDVRAWRFSYNARGIIEMPNRLKASETAIIVVHPWAIDDQQGWRTPQPAGVADFCTPTKNHISHLHIKEVLNPFLKSLREQVGMVVYSQRGEERTPLEKIYRTIRKIPTDAERTEGKKELAEVLNGFNYNAGSLPEKITLPEKSEVAAYFQQFPGLDASDHYNGPGFWELPVPVVDTIDVAPNDVVHYDADGYDKIRDFLKEHGIRHILLTGYATDMCYKSTTCGYENFSKDFNVFLVGDATMATFPANSSPAYATNAAISFASLNQLITQVSWIKPLEAPANK from the coding sequence ATGATCGCGCTGATCGCCGTAGCCGCGTCATCGGTCGTCGCGGAAGAAAAAGGCCTTGCGATCGACGGAAGCCCGCACCACACAACCTACCACAACACCCTCACCAAACTGGAAAACCCGGCGCCCATTCTCGGCGACTTCCCCCAGTATGTTCAGCCGGTCATCGAAGAAACACGTTATGAAGCGCCCATCCTCGTAAACGATGCGGATGGCGATCTCGACGTACGCGCCTGGCGATTCTCCTACAATGCCAGGGGCATCATCGAGATGCCCAATCGCCTCAAGGCGAGCGAAACGGCCATCATCGTAGTCCATCCCTGGGCCATTGACGATCAGCAGGGCTGGCGCACCCCCCAGCCCGCGGGCGTTGCCGATTTCTGCACGCCCACAAAAAACCACATCTCCCACCTCCACATCAAAGAAGTATTGAACCCCTTCTTGAAGTCACTGCGCGAACAGGTGGGTATGGTGGTCTACAGCCAGCGCGGTGAAGAGCGCACACCCCTGGAAAAAATCTACCGCACCATCCGAAAAATACCCACCGACGCGGAGCGAACCGAAGGCAAGAAGGAACTCGCCGAGGTCCTCAACGGCTTCAACTATAACGCGGGCAGCCTGCCCGAAAAAATAACCCTCCCCGAGAAAAGTGAAGTCGCCGCCTACTTCCAGCAATTCCCCGGCCTCGACGCATCCGATCATTACAACGGTCCCGGCTTCTGGGAACTCCCCGTGCCCGTCGTGGACACCATCGACGTCGCCCCCAACGACGTGGTGCACTACGACGCCGACGGCTACGACAAGATCCGAGACTTTCTCAAGGAGCACGGCATTCGTCACATCCTGTTGACCGGTTACGCCACCGACATGTGCTACAAGAGCACCACCTGCGGCTATGAAAACTTCTCAAAGGACTTCAATGTCTTTCTCGTGGGCGACGCAACCATGGCCACCTTCCCGGCCAACAGCTCCCCCGCCTACGCGACCAACGCGGCGATCTCCTTCGCTTCACTCAATCAACTCATCACGCAAGTATCCTGGATCAAGCCGCTAGAAGCCCCTGCAAACAAGTAA
- a CDS encoding c-type cytochrome, protein MLDFARAVSRFSPALSTSCLLAAIALARGAAAQGYGPEEAAAKMTVPEDVQVALYASEPMVRQPVAIEFDDRGRMWVVQYLQYPNPEGLKRVSVDRYSRTKYDRMPEAPPKGPKGGDKVTILIDEDLDGVAETSKDFIEGLNLASSVAFGYDGVFVIQTPYLLFYPDKDRDDVPDSDPEVCLTGFGMEDAHSVANSLTWGPDGWLYGLQGSTVTANIRGIEFQQGIWRYHPRTKAFELFCEGGGNMWGLDFDAEGQALASTNFGPYIMVHGMQGAYYWKSFGKHGDLHNPFTYGYFEHVTQLDPVGGHVVDGGHMYRGGAFGPPIAGSYVTNNLLSHNVTWNTVKPLGATFESRHGGIVLESNDTWFAPSDLTTGPDGALYVCDWNDSRMAHPDPDASWDKTNGRVYRIAPKGLAVEPAFDLRELDNAALVALLDHKNAWFARRARVLLSTRDTKDVEPAITEKVWQKENRELSLEALWALYASGQLDEKGLVDLLDHEDHAFRLWAVRLLADHGAPSREAGEALATLATTEKDVRVQAQLAATAQRVSPDAALGIVSGILKNSQETKDLFIPLLTWWAIERHTAETGKHLDDLLATRGSLTDDFILPRLIRRYVADGTDMRDYDCAAALEAAHTPDQMNALLEAVELGLADREGRASTKAAGIYDEFSETKSENTSGKSAPPLASSLAEKLLALWKEAPEVSVRLALATQLQDPAALEAASRIVRDAAAPEVDRQRLLDTVSRAAGSSIVPELLDIVMTDPSQALRGSALDTLRRFDDPGIGATLTSGYATLPAELQPVARQVLLSRAAWTRDFLLLVDSGSLKAEEVPVSELRRVAQHKSEELDALVKKHWGNVSGGTPEFLLAEMRRLNNDLRAKPGDPVKGKEVFTANCAQCHMLFGEGNAVGPELTQANRMDTEYMLGSMVNPNMVVRKEYVQFAVETKDGGFYNGLISERSPGSVTLLNANSVKTTIAMGDIETIEEAGLSLMPEGVLTPLSPDDVRDLFAYLQLKEVPAKH, encoded by the coding sequence ATGTTGGATTTCGCCCGCGCTGTTTCCCGATTCTCCCCCGCCTTGTCCACAAGCTGTCTCCTCGCTGCTATCGCGCTGGCCCGTGGTGCCGCCGCTCAGGGCTATGGCCCCGAAGAGGCCGCCGCAAAAATGACCGTTCCCGAGGACGTCCAGGTCGCCCTCTACGCCAGCGAGCCCATGGTGCGCCAGCCTGTCGCCATCGAATTTGACGACCGGGGCCGCATGTGGGTGGTGCAGTACCTCCAATACCCCAACCCCGAGGGGCTCAAGCGGGTTTCGGTCGACCGCTATTCACGCACAAAATACGACCGCATGCCCGAGGCCCCGCCGAAAGGCCCGAAGGGCGGCGACAAGGTCACCATTCTCATCGACGAAGACCTCGACGGCGTCGCCGAAACTTCGAAGGACTTTATCGAGGGCCTGAATCTGGCCTCCAGTGTGGCTTTCGGCTATGACGGCGTTTTCGTCATCCAGACGCCGTACCTGCTTTTTTATCCCGACAAAGATCGGGACGACGTGCCCGATAGCGACCCGGAAGTGTGCCTGACCGGCTTCGGCATGGAGGACGCTCACTCCGTGGCCAATTCCCTCACGTGGGGCCCGGACGGCTGGCTCTACGGCCTTCAGGGCAGCACCGTGACCGCCAACATTCGCGGCATCGAATTCCAGCAGGGCATCTGGCGATACCACCCGCGCACCAAGGCCTTCGAACTCTTCTGCGAGGGCGGCGGCAACATGTGGGGCCTCGACTTCGACGCGGAAGGTCAGGCCCTCGCCAGCACCAATTTTGGCCCCTACATCATGGTCCACGGCATGCAGGGCGCCTACTACTGGAAGAGCTTCGGCAAGCACGGCGACCTCCACAATCCCTTTACTTACGGCTATTTCGAGCACGTGACCCAACTCGACCCCGTAGGCGGACACGTGGTGGACGGCGGGCACATGTACCGCGGCGGCGCCTTTGGCCCGCCCATCGCGGGAAGCTACGTCACCAACAATTTACTCTCCCACAACGTGACCTGGAATACCGTCAAGCCCCTCGGCGCCACTTTTGAATCACGACACGGCGGCATCGTGCTGGAGAGCAACGACACTTGGTTCGCACCCAGCGACCTGACCACCGGTCCCGATGGCGCGCTCTATGTCTGCGACTGGAACGATTCGCGCATGGCCCACCCCGATCCGGACGCGTCCTGGGACAAGACCAATGGCCGCGTTTATCGCATTGCGCCAAAAGGGTTGGCCGTGGAGCCCGCCTTTGACCTGCGGGAGCTGGATAATGCCGCCCTCGTCGCTCTCCTTGACCACAAGAACGCCTGGTTCGCGCGCCGCGCGCGCGTGTTGCTCTCCACACGCGACACAAAAGACGTGGAACCGGCAATCACGGAGAAAGTATGGCAAAAGGAGAATCGGGAACTCTCCCTCGAAGCACTCTGGGCCCTCTACGCCAGCGGCCAGCTTGATGAAAAGGGCCTGGTTGATTTGCTCGACCACGAGGACCACGCCTTTCGCCTCTGGGCTGTGCGCCTGCTGGCGGATCACGGCGCGCCATCCCGCGAAGCAGGAGAGGCCCTCGCCACCCTCGCCACCACGGAGAAGGATGTTCGGGTGCAGGCCCAGCTCGCCGCCACCGCACAGCGCGTTTCTCCCGATGCGGCCCTCGGCATCGTTTCCGGTATTCTGAAAAACAGTCAGGAGACGAAAGACCTCTTTATCCCGCTCCTGACCTGGTGGGCCATCGAACGCCACACCGCCGAAACAGGAAAACACCTGGACGACCTTCTGGCAACGCGCGGATCCCTCACCGATGATTTCATCTTGCCGCGATTGATTCGCCGCTATGTGGCCGACGGTACAGACATGCGGGATTACGACTGCGCCGCCGCGCTGGAGGCCGCGCACACCCCCGACCAGATGAACGCCCTGCTTGAGGCCGTGGAACTTGGCCTCGCCGATCGCGAGGGCCGCGCGAGCACCAAAGCGGCTGGAATCTACGACGAATTCTCCGAAACGAAGTCCGAGAACACTTCAGGGAAGTCCGCCCCGCCCCTGGCCTCTTCACTCGCGGAAAAGCTCCTGGCGCTGTGGAAAGAGGCGCCGGAAGTGTCCGTTCGCCTGGCCCTCGCCACCCAGCTCCAGGACCCGGCCGCACTCGAAGCCGCATCACGCATCGTGCGTGACGCCGCCGCACCGGAAGTCGACCGCCAGCGTCTCTTGGATACCGTGTCCCGCGCCGCGGGCAGCAGCATTGTTCCCGAACTGCTCGACATTGTCATGACCGATCCATCGCAGGCCCTTCGCGGCTCGGCGCTGGATACCCTGCGGCGCTTCGACGATCCAGGTATTGGCGCGACCCTCACATCGGGCTACGCAACCCTGCCCGCCGAACTCCAGCCCGTCGCGCGGCAGGTGCTCCTGAGCCGGGCGGCCTGGACGCGGGATTTCCTCCTTCTCGTGGACAGTGGCTCGCTGAAGGCAGAAGAGGTCCCGGTTTCCGAACTCCGCCGCGTGGCCCAGCATAAGAGCGAAGAACTTGATGCGCTGGTAAAGAAGCACTGGGGCAACGTCAGCGGGGGCACGCCCGAATTCCTCCTGGCCGAGATGCGCCGCCTCAACAACGACCTGCGCGCGAAGCCGGGCGATCCTGTCAAGGGCAAGGAGGTCTTCACCGCGAACTGTGCCCAGTGCCACATGCTCTTCGGCGAAGGCAATGCCGTGGGACCCGAGCTCACCCAGGCCAACCGCATGGACACGGAGTACATGCTGGGCAGCATGGTCAATCCCAACATGGTGGTCCGCAAAGAGTATGTCCAATTCGCCGTGGAAACGAAAGACGGCGGCTTCTACAACGGGCTCATATCCGAGCGAAGCCCCGGCAGTGTGACCCTTCTGAACGCGAACAGCGTCAAGACCACCATTGCCATGGGCGATATCGAGACCATTGAAGAGGCCGGGCTGTCTTTGATGCCCGAAGGCGTCCTCACACCCCTCTCACCCGACGATGTCCGCGACTTGTTCGCCTACCTCCAGCTGAAAGAAGTACCGGCGAAGCACTGA
- the rimK gene encoding 30S ribosomal protein S6--L-glutamate ligase, whose product MKIGILSTNARIYSTSRLVEAGQQRGHEMRVINHKRCYMSIASMNPTIHYNGESIEDLDAVIPRIGASVTFYGTAVLRQFEMMDVYPVNESVAISRSRDKLRAMQLLARKGIGLPVTGFAREPDDIDDLIDMVGGAPLVVKLLEGTQGMGVVLAETKQAAKSVIQAFYGLEANILVQEFIKEAGGADIRCFVVGDKVVGAMKRQAAAGEFRSNLHRGGTASLEKITPQERAVARSAARALGLNVAGVDILRSNHGPVVMEVNSSPGLEGIEAATGKDIAGEIIQFIEANAKPGKTGTKGKG is encoded by the coding sequence ATGAAGATCGGGATATTGTCCACCAATGCCAGGATATATTCGACATCCAGGCTGGTGGAGGCGGGGCAGCAACGGGGCCACGAAATGCGTGTAATCAACCACAAGCGCTGCTACATGAGCATCGCCTCGATGAACCCGACGATCCACTACAACGGTGAATCCATCGAAGATCTGGATGCGGTTATTCCCCGCATTGGCGCATCGGTGACGTTCTACGGCACGGCAGTGCTGCGTCAGTTCGAGATGATGGACGTATATCCCGTGAATGAGAGCGTGGCCATCAGCCGCTCACGTGACAAGCTGCGGGCGATGCAGCTTCTTGCGCGCAAGGGCATTGGCCTGCCGGTGACGGGATTTGCGCGCGAGCCCGATGATATCGACGACTTGATCGACATGGTGGGCGGCGCGCCGCTGGTGGTGAAGCTGCTCGAAGGCACGCAGGGCATGGGTGTGGTGCTGGCTGAGACCAAGCAGGCGGCGAAGAGCGTGATTCAGGCGTTCTACGGTCTGGAAGCGAACATTCTGGTCCAGGAGTTTATCAAAGAAGCGGGCGGCGCCGATATCCGTTGTTTCGTGGTGGGCGACAAGGTCGTTGGCGCCATGAAGCGTCAGGCGGCCGCGGGGGAATTCCGCTCCAACCTGCACAGGGGCGGCACGGCTTCCCTGGAGAAGATCACGCCCCAGGAGCGGGCCGTGGCGCGATCGGCCGCCCGAGCGCTGGGCTTGAACGTGGCCGGCGTGGATATTCTGCGATCGAATCACGGCCCCGTGGTGATGGAGGTGAATTCTTCGCCGGGTCTGGAAGGAATTGAAGCGGCCACAGGCAAGGATATTGCCGGGGAGATAATCCAGTTTATTGAGGCGAATGCAAAGCCCGGAAAGACCGGTACGAAGGGGAAGGGGTAA
- a CDS encoding DUF3604 domain-containing protein has translation MRFLILAASLLSAAVVAAQTTVPEAVMIPEAYATLGTASVNPDKGISGEYGTWTVTYTVGESDIVQGGGIRVELPDEWHSGPRNSGNRLQTKDPKLDNYITANTTASGVKLLCIVEDERDETLIKHPKKSMDGRSERFVFVVRVVVAEGALKAGDAINVVYGDTSGGSKGYWGAAVSALPLPILIALDPDGDSRFELHASDLTLEALPGKPVYAQIHAPSNAQAGTPFLCRIAMLDKEFNPATGPATFTLTYPEGVTGPEALSIYRDHAWNEFEVTATTTGIVRINGVWADEKRELLGNPTEVTEALPERALYWGDLHSHTRYSWDGVGRDNFTYARFVSSLDFYAMTDHAMSLEDGLMRGLNNANWEEYNNQTRAYYVPGSFVTLHAYECSFGPPWGHHNVYFRDEPGPLVFPKESTLPQLWEVLEKGNALTIPHHTGKFPRGVEFSVDNPELRRNFEMYSGHGLSEAFDPAHPLAFEQSDFTVESKSAEGAVNLQDALRLGLQVSVIGSSDDHRAHPGIAMYGLAAVRATSLDRDAIFQGLYDKHTYATTGAKIILNFDVNGAPMGQQAPHQDNGEVHVKAHGTDVIEWVEVLRWLPGEAAFTVVQRWEPKALDFEATWEDATSSPGAIYYTRLRQQKLVHKRIAMAWSSPVWIAK, from the coding sequence ATGCGATTCTTGATATTGGCCGCCTCGTTGCTGTCTGCCGCGGTGGTCGCGGCCCAGACCACCGTACCCGAAGCCGTCATGATTCCCGAAGCCTACGCCACGCTCGGCACCGCCTCGGTTAACCCCGACAAAGGCATCTCGGGCGAATACGGCACCTGGACCGTCACCTACACGGTCGGTGAAAGCGACATCGTGCAGGGCGGCGGTATCCGGGTGGAACTGCCCGACGAGTGGCACTCCGGTCCGCGCAATTCGGGTAATCGCCTCCAGACCAAAGATCCGAAGCTCGACAACTACATCACGGCGAACACAACGGCGAGCGGCGTCAAACTCCTTTGCATCGTAGAAGATGAGCGCGACGAAACCCTGATCAAGCACCCCAAGAAAAGCATGGATGGGCGCAGCGAGCGCTTCGTGTTCGTGGTGCGGGTCGTCGTGGCTGAGGGAGCACTGAAAGCCGGCGATGCCATCAACGTGGTCTATGGCGACACCTCGGGCGGCAGCAAAGGCTACTGGGGCGCTGCGGTCTCCGCACTCCCCCTTCCCATTCTCATCGCCCTCGATCCGGACGGCGACAGCCGCTTCGAGCTTCACGCCTCCGACCTCACCCTGGAGGCCCTGCCGGGTAAGCCGGTCTATGCCCAGATTCATGCACCGTCAAACGCGCAGGCGGGCACCCCCTTCCTGTGCCGCATCGCCATGCTGGACAAAGAGTTCAACCCCGCCACCGGCCCGGCCACCTTCACCTTGACCTACCCCGAAGGCGTCACCGGCCCCGAAGCCCTTTCCATCTACCGCGACCACGCCTGGAACGAGTTTGAAGTAACGGCAACCACGACGGGAATTGTGCGCATTAACGGCGTGTGGGCCGACGAGAAACGGGAATTGCTGGGAAACCCGACCGAAGTTACGGAGGCCCTCCCCGAGCGGGCGCTCTACTGGGGCGACCTCCACTCCCACACGCGCTACAGTTGGGACGGCGTCGGACGCGACAACTTCACCTATGCGCGCTTTGTGTCCAGCCTGGATTTCTACGCCATGACCGACCACGCCATGTCGCTGGAAGATGGGCTCATGCGCGGCCTGAACAACGCCAACTGGGAGGAGTACAACAACCAGACCCGGGCCTACTACGTGCCCGGCAGCTTCGTCACGCTCCACGCCTATGAATGCAGTTTCGGCCCGCCCTGGGGCCACCACAACGTCTACTTCCGCGACGAGCCCGGCCCCCTCGTCTTCCCCAAAGAGTCCACCCTCCCCCAGCTATGGGAAGTTCTGGAAAAGGGCAACGCCCTCACCATTCCGCACCACACCGGCAAGTTTCCGCGTGGTGTTGAATTCTCGGTGGACAATCCAGAATTGCGCCGGAACTTCGAGATGTATTCCGGCCACGGCTTGAGCGAGGCTTTCGACCCGGCCCATCCCCTGGCCTTCGAGCAGAGCGACTTCACCGTGGAGTCGAAGAGTGCGGAAGGCGCCGTCAACCTCCAGGACGCCCTGCGCCTGGGCCTTCAGGTCTCCGTGATCGGCTCGTCCGACGATCATCGCGCTCACCCCGGCATCGCCATGTATGGCCTGGCGGCCGTCCGCGCCACGAGCCTCGACCGCGACGCCATTTTCCAGGGACTCTATGACAAGCATACCTACGCGACCACGGGCGCCAAGATCATCCTCAATTTTGACGTCAACGGGGCTCCCATGGGACAGCAGGCGCCCCACCAGGATAATGGCGAGGTCCACGTCAAGGCCCACGGCACAGACGTGATTGAATGGGTGGAAGTGTTACGCTGGCTGCCCGGCGAAGCGGCCTTCACGGTCGTTCAGCGCTGGGAGCCCAAGGCCCTGGACTTCGAAGCGACGTGGGAGGATGCAACGTCTTCCCCGGGCGCGATTTACTACACTCGACTGCGCCAGCAGAAACTCGTGCACAAGCGGATCGCCATGGCCTGGTCCTCACCCGTGTGGATAGCGAAGTAA
- a CDS encoding fasciclin domain-containing protein has translation MTKVSKWITGAAVAVAAVSAPLNVAQAAEEKTIVETAVAAGDFGTLVAAVKAAGLAETLSGAGPFTVFAPTDAAFAKLPAGTVEALLANPEKLKSILLFHVVSGKVMAKDVTGLKSAPTVFGQDLAVDASDGVKINGATVTAADIICSNGVIHVIDTVLLPKNVVEIAAGNEDFSTLVAAVTAAGLAETLSGEGPFTIFAPTNEAFAKLPAGTVEDLLKPENKAKLAAILTYHVVPGKVMAADVAGLSKATTVQGGDVSIKSKRDTVTINGAKVTATDIVGTNGVIHVIDTVILPG, from the coding sequence ATGACCAAGGTAAGCAAATGGATAACAGGGGCCGCCGTGGCGGTTGCCGCAGTCTCAGCGCCGCTCAATGTCGCGCAAGCTGCTGAAGAAAAGACCATTGTTGAAACTGCGGTAGCCGCGGGTGACTTCGGCACCCTCGTGGCCGCTGTAAAGGCCGCGGGACTCGCGGAAACCCTCTCGGGTGCGGGACCGTTCACAGTCTTCGCGCCCACCGACGCGGCCTTTGCCAAACTGCCGGCGGGCACCGTGGAGGCCCTGCTGGCGAATCCGGAAAAACTAAAGTCCATCCTTCTCTTCCACGTCGTGTCGGGTAAAGTGATGGCCAAGGATGTAACGGGGCTGAAAAGCGCTCCCACCGTCTTCGGGCAGGATCTCGCCGTGGATGCGTCGGACGGTGTGAAAATCAATGGAGCAACCGTAACCGCTGCCGATATCATTTGCTCGAACGGCGTGATACACGTGATCGACACCGTGCTCCTTCCGAAGAATGTCGTGGAGATTGCTGCAGGCAATGAAGATTTCAGTACCCTCGTGGCGGCGGTTACCGCGGCTGGTCTGGCGGAAACGCTCTCCGGGGAGGGTCCCTTCACCATTTTCGCGCCGACGAACGAAGCCTTCGCCAAGCTCCCCGCAGGCACGGTGGAAGACCTGCTGAAGCCTGAGAACAAAGCCAAACTGGCGGCCATTCTGACCTATCACGTGGTACCCGGCAAAGTCATGGCGGCGGATGTCGCAGGGTTGAGCAAGGCCACCACGGTACAGGGCGGCGATGTCTCCATCAAGTCGAAACGGGATACGGTCACTATCAATGGCGCCAAAGTAACGGCGACCGATATCGTCGGCACGAATGGCGTCATACACGTCATCGACACCGTAATCCTGCCCGGCTGA
- a CDS encoding metallophosphoesterase — translation MIRIPVLSPGLLLLLSIIAFGVPALEPAPEGTFSVVVLPDTQGYVIGGKRIEAGDTGPVSNPVFEAHTRWIVDNLASQRIVFVSHVGDIVDKNVDAQWVVAKEQMDRLHGNVPYAIVVGNHDMKSDGDSSLFQQYFPASRFEGLAWYGGYYAGDPERPGHSGNNANSFQLFSAGGLDFVILHLECNAPDGVLTWAEGVLAAHRERIALITTHMDLGPLQEPASSEGFIKDPKGRMRWSKCHGARGNTPQQLWEKFYRRQPNLLMVFSGDQSRTSALYLPLAGEHGNTVHALLSDYTSSGPLRIYRFNPAAGEIAVITYDTSTDEVISDSTYVKGRENHQFIIKHDFGK, via the coding sequence ATGATCAGAATCCCCGTGTTGAGTCCTGGGCTGTTGCTGTTGCTGTCGATAATCGCCTTCGGGGTGCCGGCGCTGGAGCCCGCTCCCGAAGGTACGTTCAGCGTGGTCGTTTTGCCGGACACACAGGGCTATGTGATTGGAGGAAAGAGAATCGAGGCGGGGGATACCGGCCCCGTATCCAACCCGGTGTTTGAGGCGCATACCCGCTGGATCGTTGACAACCTGGCGTCGCAGCGCATTGTTTTCGTGAGTCACGTGGGGGATATTGTCGACAAGAACGTGGACGCCCAATGGGTCGTGGCGAAGGAACAGATGGACCGTCTCCACGGCAACGTGCCCTATGCGATCGTCGTGGGGAACCACGACATGAAGTCGGACGGCGATTCATCACTTTTCCAGCAGTACTTTCCAGCGAGTCGCTTCGAGGGGTTGGCGTGGTATGGTGGTTACTACGCGGGCGATCCTGAGCGGCCGGGGCACTCCGGGAACAATGCGAACAGTTTCCAGCTCTTTTCGGCGGGCGGTCTCGATTTCGTGATTCTCCATTTGGAATGCAACGCGCCGGACGGCGTATTGACCTGGGCCGAGGGCGTGCTGGCGGCGCACCGGGAACGGATCGCCCTGATCACCACCCATATGGACCTGGGGCCCTTGCAGGAACCCGCGAGCAGTGAGGGATTCATCAAGGACCCCAAGGGGCGGATGCGGTGGAGCAAGTGTCACGGCGCGCGAGGGAATACACCGCAGCAACTCTGGGAAAAGTTTTACCGGAGGCAGCCGAATCTATTGATGGTTTTCTCGGGCGATCAGAGCCGCACGAGCGCGCTCTATCTGCCGCTGGCGGGGGAGCATGGGAACACGGTGCACGCCTTGTTGAGCGACTACACCTCCAGCGGCCCGCTGCGCATCTACCGCTTCAACCCGGCGGCGGGGGAGATCGCGGTGATTACCTACGACACGAGTACGGACGAGGTAATCTCGGATTCGACCTACGTGAAGGGGCGGGAGAACCATCAGTTTATTATCAAGCACGATTTTGGAAAATGA
- a CDS encoding fructose-bisphosphate aldolase class I — MDVKALMATAAAMVAGDRGILAMDESTPTCDKRFAQYQIPMTVEYRQAYREMIVTTPNLGECISGAILFDETIRQSTRGGMPFVEVLKLANIIPGIKVDGGTKDHPGFPGEKITEGLDGLGARLREYYGMGARFAKWRAVITIGEGLPTRGNVEAHALALARYAALCQEGGLVPIVEPEILMDGAHDLDRSFVVSRDVWRTVFDQLLLQRVDLRCMILKPGMVLPGKDCPDQSSVEAVAEATVRALLDTVPASVPGIAFLSGGQSDELASARLSAMNAKYRGQVPWALAFSYARAIQAPALKIWSGQEANVEAAQKALYHRANCNKAARRGEYSSAMEGK, encoded by the coding sequence ATGGACGTGAAGGCCCTGATGGCTACGGCGGCCGCCATGGTTGCCGGGGACCGCGGCATCCTGGCGATGGACGAAAGCACTCCGACCTGCGACAAGCGCTTTGCCCAGTACCAAATTCCCATGACGGTGGAATACCGTCAGGCCTACCGCGAGATGATCGTCACCACACCCAACTTGGGGGAGTGCATCAGCGGCGCGATACTTTTCGACGAGACCATCCGCCAGTCCACTCGGGGCGGTATGCCCTTCGTCGAAGTGTTGAAGCTGGCGAACATCATTCCCGGTATCAAGGTGGATGGCGGTACGAAAGATCACCCGGGCTTTCCCGGCGAGAAGATCACCGAGGGCCTGGACGGCCTCGGCGCACGCCTCAGGGAGTATTACGGCATGGGCGCGCGCTTTGCCAAATGGCGAGCGGTCATCACCATCGGAGAAGGCCTGCCCACTCGGGGCAATGTGGAGGCCCATGCTCTTGCGTTGGCGCGCTACGCGGCCCTCTGCCAGGAAGGGGGACTTGTGCCGATCGTGGAACCGGAAATTCTGATGGACGGTGCGCACGATCTTGATCGGAGTTTCGTCGTTTCGCGCGACGTGTGGCGAACGGTCTTCGATCAGCTTTTGCTGCAGCGCGTTGATTTACGATGCATGATCCTGAAGCCCGGCATGGTGCTTCCCGGAAAGGATTGCCCCGATCAATCCAGCGTGGAGGCCGTGGCCGAGGCGACTGTGCGCGCCCTGCTCGATACGGTGCCCGCATCCGTACCGGGCATTGCGTTTCTATCCGGCGGACAGAGCGACGAACTGGCGTCCGCACGGCTCAGCGCCATGAACGCCAAGTATCGCGGCCAGGTTCCCTGGGCGCTGGCTTTTTCCTATGCCCGCGCGATTCAGGCCCCCGCGCTGAAGATTTGGTCGGGCCAGGAGGCCAATGTCGAAGCTGCACAGAAGGCGCTCTATCATCGCGCAAACTGCAACAAAGCCGCGCGGCGCGGTGAATATTCTTCCGCCATGGAAGGTAAGTAA